The following are encoded in a window of Geobacter metallireducens GS-15 genomic DNA:
- the lepA gene encoding translation elongation factor 4, with protein sequence MKIENIRNFSIIAHIDHGKSTLADRLLEYTGALSERERQDQFLDKMDLERERGITIKAQTVRLNYRADDGKDYVLNLIDTPGHVDFTYEVSRSLAACEGGLLVVDASQGVEAQTLANVYLAIDNNLEVFPVLNKIDLPAAEPERVKHEIEEIIGLDAHDAVLASAKEGIGTREILEEIVKKIPPPEGDPAAPLKALLFDSWYDQYQGVIILARLIDGILKKGDKIQLVSTGRSYEALKVGVFAPVMREVPQLSAGEVGFVIAGIKDVADAKIGDTVTHTLKPCTTPLGGFKEVKPMVFSGLYPIDTSQYEQLRDALAKLKLNDSSFSYEPETSLALGFGFRCGFLGLLHMEIIQERLEREFNLDLITTAPTVVYRVHRIKGDMISIESANQLPPTQEIDYVEEPFILASIHTPNEFVGGILALCEEKRGVQREIKYLTPTRVMIIYELPLNEVVLDFYDRLKSITKGYASLDYEHLDYRRSELVRMNIMINGEVVDALSLIIHRDKAYYRGRDLVSKMKELIPRQMFEVAIQAAIGAKVIARETVKALRKDVLAKCYGGDITRKRKLLEKQKEGKKRMKNVGNVELPQEAFLAILKVEE encoded by the coding sequence ATGAAGATCGAAAATATCCGCAATTTTTCAATAATTGCTCATATCGACCACGGCAAGTCCACCCTTGCAGACCGGCTCCTGGAGTATACCGGTGCCCTTTCCGAGCGAGAGAGGCAGGATCAGTTCCTCGACAAGATGGATCTGGAGCGGGAGCGCGGGATAACCATCAAGGCCCAGACCGTCCGCCTGAATTACCGGGCCGACGACGGGAAGGATTACGTGCTGAACCTGATCGATACGCCGGGACATGTGGACTTCACCTACGAAGTTTCCCGCTCTCTCGCTGCCTGCGAGGGGGGACTTCTGGTGGTGGATGCCTCTCAGGGGGTTGAGGCCCAGACCCTCGCCAATGTCTATCTGGCCATCGACAACAACCTTGAGGTCTTTCCCGTTCTGAACAAAATCGACCTCCCGGCGGCGGAACCGGAGCGGGTCAAGCACGAGATCGAGGAGATCATCGGCCTGGACGCCCACGATGCGGTGCTTGCCAGCGCCAAAGAAGGGATCGGGACCCGGGAGATCCTGGAAGAGATCGTAAAAAAGATCCCTCCCCCGGAGGGAGACCCGGCCGCGCCGCTCAAGGCTCTGCTCTTTGATTCGTGGTATGACCAGTACCAGGGAGTCATTATTCTGGCGAGGCTCATCGATGGCATCCTCAAGAAGGGTGATAAGATCCAGCTCGTCTCCACCGGACGTAGCTACGAGGCCCTTAAAGTTGGTGTTTTCGCCCCGGTGATGCGGGAGGTGCCCCAGTTGTCGGCCGGTGAGGTCGGCTTTGTCATTGCCGGCATCAAGGACGTTGCCGACGCCAAGATCGGCGATACCGTCACCCATACCCTCAAGCCCTGTACGACCCCCCTCGGCGGTTTCAAGGAAGTGAAGCCCATGGTCTTCTCGGGGCTCTACCCCATCGACACTTCGCAATACGAACAGCTTCGCGATGCGTTGGCCAAACTCAAACTCAATGATTCCTCCTTCTCCTACGAGCCGGAGACATCACTGGCGCTGGGATTCGGCTTCCGGTGCGGCTTTCTGGGGCTTCTCCACATGGAGATCATCCAGGAGCGGCTGGAGCGGGAGTTCAATCTCGACCTCATCACCACCGCGCCAACGGTCGTTTACAGGGTCCACCGGATCAAAGGCGACATGATCTCCATCGAGAGTGCCAACCAACTCCCCCCGACCCAGGAGATCGACTATGTAGAGGAGCCGTTCATCCTTGCCTCCATCCACACCCCCAATGAGTTCGTCGGCGGAATTCTTGCCCTGTGCGAGGAGAAGCGCGGGGTGCAGCGGGAGATCAAGTACCTGACCCCGACGCGGGTCATGATCATCTACGAACTCCCCCTGAACGAGGTGGTGCTCGATTTTTACGACCGGCTCAAGTCCATCACCAAGGGGTATGCCTCCCTTGATTACGAACATCTGGACTATCGCCGGAGCGAGCTCGTGCGGATGAACATTATGATCAACGGCGAAGTGGTGGACGCACTCTCACTCATCATTCACAGGGACAAGGCATACTATCGGGGCCGTGACCTCGTCTCCAAGATGAAGGAGCTGATCCCCCGCCAGATGTTCGAGGTAGCTATCCAGGCTGCCATTGGCGCAAAGGTCATTGCCCGGGAAACCGTCAAGGCCCTGCGCAAGGATGTCCTCGCCAAGTGTTATGGCGGCGACATCACCCGCAAGCGGAAACTCCTCGAAAAGCAGAAGGAAGGGAAGAAACGGATGAAGAACGTGGGAAACGTGGAGTTGCCCCAGGAGGCATTTCTCGCCATTCTCAAGGTGGAAGAGTAA
- the pyrR gene encoding bifunctional pyr operon transcriptional regulator/uracil phosphoribosyltransferase PyrR — protein sequence MAEEKTTILDGVGVKRALTRIAHEILERNKGVADLVLVGIRTGGVHLARELSSRLEEIEGGKVSVGEVDITLYRDDFKGHAVHLPVGKTDIPFTVEKKKVILVDDVLFTGRTIRAAMDAIMDHGRPGSIQLAVLIDRGHRELPIRADFVGRNVPTSRREKITVQFDADAKPVEVVLEK from the coding sequence GTGGCTGAAGAGAAGACGACCATACTGGATGGGGTTGGCGTGAAACGGGCGCTGACCCGCATCGCCCATGAGATTCTCGAGCGGAACAAGGGGGTTGCCGACCTGGTTCTCGTTGGAATCAGGACCGGGGGAGTCCACCTGGCCCGGGAGCTGTCGTCCCGGCTTGAAGAGATCGAAGGAGGGAAAGTGTCGGTGGGCGAGGTTGACATTACCCTCTACCGCGACGATTTCAAAGGGCACGCCGTTCATCTGCCGGTGGGGAAGACCGATATCCCGTTCACCGTGGAAAAGAAAAAGGTAATTCTCGTGGATGATGTGCTCTTCACCGGTCGGACCATCCGCGCCGCCATGGATGCCATCATGGATCATGGCAGGCCCGGCAGCATCCAACTGGCGGTCCTCATCGACAGGGGACACCGGGAACTCCCCATCAGGGCTGATTTTGTCGGGCGCAACGTCCCCACGAGCCGCAGGGAGAAGATCACGGTCCAGTTCGATGCCGATGCCAAGCCGGTGGAAGTGGTTCTGGAAAAGTGA
- a CDS encoding dihydroorotase, producing the protein MNLLIQGGRVIDPSQGIDEVLDILVENGAVKELGKGVKAPSGTETIDASGLIVTPGLIDMHVHLRDPGHEYKEDIVSGTKAAAAGGFTSVACMPNTKPVNDNKAVTSYIIAKAKAEGSVNVFPVGSITQGSKGELLSEMGELKESGCVAVSDDGHPVTNSELMRRALEYAKGMGIMVISHAEDLSLVGAGVMNEGFVSTELGLKGIPWAAEDAATARDVYLAEFTDSPLHIAHVSTKGSLRIIRNAKARGVKVTCETAPHYFSLTDDAVRGYDTNAKMNPPLRTADDVTAVKEALKDGTIDAIATDHAPHHIDEKDLEFNEALNGIVGLETSLTLSLRLVEEGVLTLPVLVDKMACNPAKILGIDRGTLKPGSVADITVIDPKATWTVDADKLASKSKNSPFLGWEVKGAAAFTIVGGKVVYKR; encoded by the coding sequence ATGAATTTGTTGATACAGGGAGGGCGGGTAATCGACCCGTCGCAGGGAATTGATGAAGTGCTCGATATACTCGTCGAGAACGGGGCCGTCAAAGAGCTGGGCAAAGGGGTGAAGGCACCCTCCGGAACCGAAACCATCGACGCTTCCGGCCTCATCGTAACGCCGGGACTCATCGACATGCACGTTCACCTTCGGGACCCGGGCCACGAGTACAAGGAAGACATCGTCAGCGGCACAAAGGCGGCAGCGGCCGGCGGGTTCACTTCGGTGGCCTGCATGCCCAACACCAAGCCGGTAAACGACAACAAGGCGGTGACCAGCTACATTATCGCCAAGGCCAAGGCAGAAGGATCAGTCAACGTCTTCCCGGTGGGCTCCATCACCCAGGGGTCCAAAGGCGAGCTTCTCTCCGAGATGGGCGAGCTGAAGGAGTCGGGTTGCGTGGCCGTTTCCGATGACGGGCATCCGGTGACGAACTCGGAGCTCATGCGCCGGGCACTGGAGTATGCCAAGGGAATGGGGATCATGGTCATCTCCCATGCCGAGGACCTGTCACTGGTGGGGGCAGGGGTCATGAACGAGGGGTTCGTCTCCACTGAGTTGGGCCTCAAGGGGATTCCGTGGGCCGCCGAAGACGCGGCAACCGCCCGCGACGTCTACCTGGCCGAGTTCACCGATTCTCCGCTCCACATCGCCCATGTTTCCACCAAGGGGTCCCTCCGCATCATCCGCAATGCCAAGGCTCGGGGCGTGAAAGTCACCTGCGAAACCGCGCCGCACTATTTCAGCCTTACGGATGATGCGGTGCGGGGGTACGACACCAATGCCAAGATGAACCCGCCGCTTCGCACGGCCGATGACGTGACAGCGGTAAAGGAGGCATTGAAGGACGGAACCATCGATGCCATCGCCACCGACCATGCTCCCCACCATATCGACGAAAAGGACCTGGAGTTCAACGAGGCCCTGAACGGCATCGTCGGGTTGGAAACGTCCCTGACGTTGTCACTCCGGTTGGTGGAAGAAGGGGTTTTGACCCTTCCGGTTCTGGTTGATAAAATGGCATGCAACCCTGCAAAAATCCTCGGGATTGACCGCGGAACCCTGAAGCCTGGCTCTGTTGCCGACATCACCGTCATCGATCCGAAGGCTACGTGGACTGTGGATGCCGACAAGCTCGCCAGCAAATCCAAGAACTCTCCCTTCCTCGGGTGGGAGGTGAAGGGGGCCGCGGCGTTCACCATTGTCGGCGGAAAGGTTGTGTATAAACGTTGA
- the lepB gene encoding signal peptidase I, which produces MDYKNSQYGSNNAMGERPAAEEPQVKKKHIVREYAESIIIAVILALIIRTFVVQAFKIPSGSMEDTLAIGDHILVCKFIYGTKIPFTDMKIAPIREPKRGDVIVFEYPEDPSKDFIKRVIGVPGDEIRVIMKTVYVNGKPYKIPQEVHKENEVIAAAQNPRDNFGPVTVPAGSYFVMGDNRDRSYDSRFWGFVKSEQIKGLAFIKYWSWDRDNMRVRWKSIGDLIH; this is translated from the coding sequence ATGGACTACAAAAATTCTCAATACGGATCGAACAACGCCATGGGCGAAAGGCCGGCAGCAGAGGAGCCGCAGGTCAAGAAAAAGCATATCGTTCGGGAATATGCCGAGTCGATCATCATCGCTGTTATCCTTGCTCTCATCATCCGTACGTTCGTGGTGCAGGCGTTCAAGATCCCCTCCGGATCCATGGAGGACACCCTTGCCATCGGTGATCATATTCTCGTCTGCAAGTTCATCTACGGCACCAAGATTCCCTTTACCGACATGAAAATTGCCCCGATCCGGGAGCCGAAGCGGGGTGATGTCATTGTATTCGAGTATCCAGAAGATCCGAGCAAGGACTTCATCAAGCGCGTCATCGGTGTTCCTGGTGATGAAATCAGGGTCATTATGAAGACGGTTTATGTCAACGGAAAGCCCTACAAGATTCCCCAGGAAGTTCACAAGGAGAACGAAGTTATTGCTGCTGCCCAGAATCCGCGGGACAACTTCGGTCCCGTCACGGTGCCGGCCGGCTCCTACTTCGTCATGGGTGACAACAGGGACCGCTCCTACGACAGCCGCTTCTGGGGATTCGTGAAAAGCGAGCAGATTAAGGGACTTGCCTTCATCAAGTATTGGTCGTGGGACCGCGACAATATGCGTGTCCGTTGGAAGAGCATCGGTGACCTGATTCACTGA
- a CDS encoding aspartate carbamoyltransferase catalytic subunit, whose amino-acid sequence MGFKHKDIIALKDLSKDEIELLISTAENMREINSRDIKKVPTLRGKTIINLFYESSTRTRTSFEIAGKRLSADTVNITASTSSATKGETLLDTAKNLEAMKPDIVVMRHAVSGSHYFLAKRLSCSIINAGDGAHEHPSQGLLDMLTIKDRYGRLDGLKVAIVGDITHSRVARSDIAGFTMMGSRVFLAGPPTMMPPGVERLGNVTVCATMKEAIQDADVIIMLRIQQERQGKTLIPNTREYSRYYGLNPENLKWAKPDAMVMHPGPINRGVELSSYVADGANSHVLKQVENGVAVRMAMLYHVSGGTLVTE is encoded by the coding sequence ATGGGATTCAAGCACAAGGACATCATAGCGCTGAAAGACCTCAGCAAGGATGAGATTGAACTGCTGATCTCGACCGCCGAAAACATGCGGGAGATCAACAGCCGCGATATCAAGAAGGTGCCGACCCTGCGCGGCAAGACCATCATCAATCTGTTCTACGAGTCATCGACCCGTACCCGTACCTCCTTCGAGATCGCGGGAAAGCGGCTGTCGGCCGACACCGTCAACATTACCGCATCCACGAGTTCGGCAACCAAGGGGGAGACGCTCCTCGATACCGCAAAAAACCTGGAAGCGATGAAACCGGACATCGTCGTCATGCGCCACGCCGTTTCCGGCTCCCACTACTTCCTGGCCAAACGGCTCTCCTGCTCCATCATCAACGCCGGTGACGGCGCCCATGAGCACCCCTCCCAGGGGCTTCTCGACATGCTGACCATCAAGGACCGCTACGGCCGGCTTGACGGACTCAAGGTGGCCATTGTCGGCGATATCACCCATAGCCGGGTGGCACGCTCCGATATCGCAGGTTTCACCATGATGGGATCCCGGGTGTTTCTGGCGGGGCCTCCCACCATGATGCCTCCGGGGGTGGAGCGGCTCGGCAACGTCACTGTCTGCGCCACCATGAAGGAAGCGATCCAGGATGCCGACGTAATCATAATGCTCCGCATCCAGCAGGAGCGGCAGGGGAAAACCCTGATACCCAATACCCGTGAGTATTCCCGCTATTACGGCCTTAACCCCGAAAACCTCAAGTGGGCGAAGCCCGACGCCATGGTCATGCACCCCGGCCCCATCAACCGCGGTGTGGAACTCTCTTCCTACGTGGCGGACGGCGCCAATTCCCACGTTCTCAAACAGGTGGAAAACGGCGTGGCGGTGCGGATGGCGATGCTCTATCACGTGAGCGGGGGAACGCTGGTTACGGAGTGA
- the carA gene encoding glutamine-hydrolyzing carbamoyl-phosphate synthase small subunit produces MKAVLALADGRIFEGKSFGATGEATGEVVFNTAMTGYQEVLTDPSYRGQMVTMTYTQMGNTGINPEDIESKQLYLSGFIVKEYHDCYSNWRATMSLDAYLKENGVVGIQGLDTRALTRHLRDKGAQNGIISTVDFDHESLVKKARAVPSMAGLDLASGVTCDKPYHWTEKLWDLEAGYNAAKQEDLKYKVVAYDFGIKYNILRCLVSAGCDVTVVPATFPAEEALAMNPDGIFLSNGPGDPEPMTTVIENIRKFVGKKPIFGICLGHQLLGLALGGKTMKLKFGNHGSNLPVMDMDTRKVEITAQNHGFSVDIVSLGHACELAHENLNDQTVEGMKHKDLPIFSVQHHPEASPGPHDSHYLFGRFVELMEKHKS; encoded by the coding sequence ATGAAAGCAGTCCTAGCGCTCGCTGATGGGCGCATTTTTGAAGGGAAATCGTTCGGAGCCACCGGCGAGGCGACTGGCGAGGTGGTCTTCAATACCGCCATGACCGGCTACCAGGAGGTTTTGACCGATCCCTCCTATCGGGGGCAGATGGTCACCATGACCTACACCCAGATGGGCAACACCGGCATTAATCCGGAGGATATCGAGAGCAAGCAGCTCTACCTCTCGGGTTTCATCGTCAAGGAGTACCACGACTGCTACTCCAACTGGCGGGCCACCATGAGCCTAGACGCCTATCTGAAGGAGAACGGCGTGGTGGGGATCCAGGGGCTCGACACCCGGGCGCTCACCAGACATCTGCGGGACAAGGGGGCCCAGAACGGGATCATCTCTACCGTCGATTTCGACCACGAGAGCCTCGTAAAGAAAGCACGGGCCGTGCCGAGCATGGCCGGTCTCGACCTCGCCTCCGGCGTCACCTGCGATAAGCCCTACCATTGGACCGAAAAGCTCTGGGACCTGGAGGCAGGGTATAACGCTGCGAAACAGGAAGACTTGAAGTACAAGGTGGTGGCCTACGATTTCGGCATCAAGTACAACATCCTCCGCTGCCTCGTCTCGGCCGGCTGCGACGTGACTGTTGTCCCCGCCACCTTCCCGGCGGAGGAGGCCCTGGCCATGAACCCTGACGGTATCTTCCTCAGCAACGGTCCCGGCGATCCGGAGCCCATGACCACCGTCATCGAGAACATCAGGAAATTCGTGGGCAAGAAGCCCATCTTCGGCATCTGTCTCGGCCACCAGCTCCTGGGGCTTGCCCTCGGCGGCAAGACTATGAAACTCAAGTTCGGCAACCACGGCTCCAACCTGCCGGTCATGGATATGGATACCCGGAAGGTTGAAATAACCGCCCAGAACCATGGCTTCTCAGTGGATATTGTGTCACTGGGACATGCCTGCGAGTTGGCCCACGAGAACCTGAACGATCAGACCGTGGAGGGGATGAAGCACAAGGATCTCCCCATCTTCTCGGTCCAGCACCACCCGGAGGCATCGCCCGGTCCCCATGACTCCCACTATCTGTTCGGGCGGTTCGTGGAACTGATGGAGAAACATAAATCGTAG
- a CDS encoding DMT family protein: protein MRTIVLLALSNIFMTFAWYAHLKNLRAAPWYIAVIVSWGIAFFEYLIQVPANRMGYGTFSLGQLKIMQEVITLAVFVPFAVYYMGQPLKLDYLWAACCLAGAVFFIFRG from the coding sequence ATGCGAACGATTGTTTTGCTGGCGCTTTCCAATATCTTCATGACCTTTGCCTGGTATGCGCACCTGAAGAACCTGAGGGCCGCCCCCTGGTACATCGCGGTGATCGTGAGCTGGGGAATAGCCTTTTTCGAGTACCTGATCCAGGTGCCGGCCAACCGCATGGGATACGGCACCTTCAGTCTTGGGCAGCTCAAGATCATGCAGGAGGTCATAACGCTTGCGGTCTTTGTCCCCTTTGCGGTCTACTACATGGGACAGCCCCTGAAGCTGGACTACCTCTGGGCCGCCTGTTGTCTGGCCGGAGCAGTCTTTTTCATATTTCGCGGATAG
- a CDS encoding radical SAM protein — protein MRYIDLYQAGELLKRVREAYARLRSCDLCPHDCRVNRLTGETGVCRAGWRPRIASANVHHGEEPPISGSQGSGTIFLSWCSLHCRFCQNFPISQQGNGSDLTTLELAERMLGLQKRGVHNINFVTPTHFLPQILAALWLAIPCGFRLPIVWNSSGYEKIDALQLLDGVVDIYLPDMKYVAEEPAVRFSSAPGYREVNRRAVAEMLRQVGHLVLDDEGIAVRGLIIRHLVLPEGAASSGETLRWIAANLGSETHIALMNQFFPAHRAAETPGIHRKVTDEEYDEAVEALEEAGLENGWVQD, from the coding sequence ATGCGGTACATAGATCTTTATCAAGCAGGCGAATTGCTGAAGCGGGTCAGGGAGGCTTACGCACGGCTCCGCTCTTGCGACCTCTGTCCCCACGACTGCCGGGTGAACCGGCTGACCGGTGAGACCGGCGTCTGCCGGGCAGGGTGGCGGCCTCGGATCGCCTCGGCCAACGTCCACCACGGTGAAGAGCCCCCCATTTCGGGCTCACAGGGGTCGGGGACGATCTTTCTCTCCTGGTGCAGCCTCCACTGCCGGTTCTGCCAGAACTTCCCCATCAGCCAACAGGGGAACGGGAGCGATCTGACCACGCTGGAACTGGCGGAGCGGATGCTCGGGCTTCAGAAACGCGGGGTGCACAACATCAACTTCGTCACTCCGACCCATTTCCTGCCGCAGATTCTGGCAGCCCTCTGGCTGGCGATCCCCTGCGGGTTCCGGCTCCCCATCGTCTGGAACTCCAGCGGCTACGAGAAGATAGATGCCCTCCAACTCTTGGACGGTGTCGTGGACATCTATCTGCCGGACATGAAATACGTGGCGGAAGAGCCGGCGGTCCGGTTCTCCTCGGCCCCCGGCTACCGGGAGGTGAATCGGCGGGCGGTTGCCGAGATGCTCCGCCAGGTGGGGCACCTGGTGCTGGACGACGAGGGGATCGCGGTGCGCGGTCTCATCATCCGTCACCTGGTGCTGCCGGAGGGGGCGGCCAGCAGCGGCGAGACCCTGCGCTGGATCGCCGCGAACTTGGGTAGCGAGACCCACATCGCCTTGATGAACCAGTTTTTCCCGGCTCACCGGGCTGCCGAGACGCCGGGTATCCACCGCAAGGTCACTGACGAGGAGTACGACGAAGCGGTGGAGGCCCTGGAGGAAGCCGGTCTGGAGAACGGCTGGGTGCAGGATTGA
- a CDS encoding ATP-binding protein, translating into MPSPWSCDIQMSRLGVIIDLAICCHRHKEPAHPLQAKYSASRGTPTVTQTGTTAVTDADRIVELEHLLVELKAELAERKNIERDLKRAKVSAEAACHSKEDLLALVSHEIRSQIQMLTGAVELLRETPLDKKQTEYLNAFNHAGEFLLSLVNDLLDNSRLDAGRIHLDQIEFPFRELLERTAQLIAWQAGRKGLELEYHLSPDIPAQLVGDPKRLQQVILNLAGNAIKFTEQGKIIITVEPEASSLASQEMQLIFTIQDTGIGIPGDKLEEIFERYAQASPATFRTYGGTGLGLNIAKRLVGLMGGTIRVTSKEGKGTSFVFNARLGVTPPLLSSAVERRKSKSLPERSLRILLAEDAAEIRMLLGAFLGTTSHAVDMAHNGEEALKKFTSSNYDVIIMDIQMPVMDGLSATRKIREWERTHDRTPVPVVALTAGPERSDYLRAREAGCTTHLAKPIKKELLLNTISAVVLQ; encoded by the coding sequence TTGCCGAGCCCCTGGAGCTGTGATATACAAATGTCAAGATTAGGCGTCATTATTGATTTGGCGATTTGCTGCCACCGGCATAAAGAGCCGGCTCATCCATTACAAGCTAAATACAGTGCGTCGAGAGGAACACCGACCGTGACCCAGACCGGAACGACAGCCGTAACGGATGCCGATCGAATCGTTGAACTCGAACATCTTCTCGTCGAATTGAAGGCGGAACTGGCCGAGAGGAAAAATATCGAACGGGATCTCAAGCGAGCCAAGGTTTCAGCCGAAGCTGCCTGCCACTCAAAAGAAGATCTTCTCGCCCTGGTGAGTCATGAAATCCGCTCTCAAATACAAATGCTGACCGGTGCCGTCGAATTGCTCCGCGAAACCCCCCTCGACAAGAAACAGACTGAATACCTGAATGCCTTCAATCATGCAGGCGAATTTCTTCTTTCTCTTGTCAATGATCTTCTTGACAACTCACGGCTTGACGCAGGACGTATTCACCTTGACCAAATTGAATTTCCGTTTCGGGAACTGCTCGAAAGAACGGCACAACTTATCGCCTGGCAGGCGGGCAGAAAAGGTCTTGAACTGGAATATCACCTGTCACCCGACATTCCTGCCCAACTTGTCGGTGATCCGAAGCGCCTTCAGCAGGTGATCCTCAATCTGGCCGGTAATGCCATCAAGTTTACCGAACAGGGGAAGATCATCATCACCGTTGAACCGGAAGCATCATCGTTGGCTTCCCAGGAAATGCAGCTCATCTTCACCATTCAGGATACGGGGATCGGCATTCCCGGTGACAAGCTCGAAGAAATTTTCGAGCGATACGCCCAGGCATCTCCGGCTACGTTCCGCACCTATGGAGGAACAGGGCTTGGACTAAACATCGCCAAGAGGCTTGTCGGCTTGATGGGGGGCACGATCAGAGTGACGAGCAAGGAGGGAAAGGGAACTTCTTTCGTGTTCAACGCCCGACTGGGAGTTACGCCCCCCCTTCTCTCCTCCGCAGTAGAACGCAGAAAATCAAAGAGTCTGCCGGAACGGAGCCTTCGGATTCTTCTGGCAGAAGACGCCGCGGAAATACGAATGCTTCTCGGCGCCTTTCTCGGAACCACCTCCCATGCCGTCGATATGGCCCATAACGGAGAAGAGGCGTTGAAGAAGTTCACTTCCAGCAACTATGACGTAATTATCATGGACATTCAGATGCCGGTCATGGATGGCCTTTCGGCCACGAGGAAGATCCGGGAATGGGAGCGAACGCATGACCGGACGCCGGTGCCCGTCGTTGCTCTCACGGCCGGTCCTGAACGCAGCGATTATCTCAGGGCACGGGAAGCCGGTTGCACAACGCACCTTGCCAAACCGATCAAAAAGGAACTGCTCCTGAACACGATCAGCGCTGTGGTGCTGCAGTAA